A single genomic interval of Limisphaera ngatamarikiensis harbors:
- a CDS encoding ferritin — translation MTAMSDAVRKELQRQFNHELMAAHQYEALAWWCAHRTLPGFARFFRHQAAEEREHAARIGRHLLDRGVQPVMESVPAPRMDFASLLEVARHAQTLEAANSRGIQTAYEAAVTARDYPAQVLLHWFINEQVEEEAWTAEMVNRVEAATCAGALLDLDRHIERLLESDKSAGH, via the coding sequence ATGACAGCCATGTCGGATGCGGTTCGGAAGGAGTTGCAGCGGCAGTTCAACCATGAACTGATGGCGGCGCATCAATACGAGGCGCTGGCCTGGTGGTGCGCACATCGCACCCTGCCGGGTTTTGCGCGGTTTTTCCGTCATCAGGCGGCCGAGGAACGCGAGCATGCGGCCCGCATCGGGCGACATTTGTTGGACCGGGGCGTGCAGCCGGTGATGGAGTCGGTGCCGGCGCCGCGGATGGATTTTGCGTCGCTGCTGGAGGTGGCGCGGCATGCGCAGACGTTGGAGGCGGCCAACAGTCGGGGGATTCAGACGGCGTATGAGGCGGCCGTGACAGCCCGCGACTATCCGGCCCAGGTGCTGTTGCACTGGTTCATCAACGAACAGGTGGAGGAGGAGGCGTGGACGGCGGAGATGGTGAACCGGGTGGAAGCAGCCACCTGCGCCGGTGCGTTACTGGACCTGGACCGGCACATCGAACGGCTCTTGGAGTCTGACAAGTCCGCCGGGCACTGA